From the genome of Xiphophorus hellerii strain 12219 chromosome 11, Xiphophorus_hellerii-4.1, whole genome shotgun sequence, one region includes:
- the cnih2 gene encoding protein cornichon homolog 2 has translation MAFTFAAFCYMLTLVLCAGLIFFVIWQIIAFDELRTDFKNPIDQSNPTRARERILNIERICNLLRRLVVPEYSIHGLFCLMFMCAGEWVTLGLNIPLLFYHLWRFFHRPADGSEVMYDPVSVMNADILNYCQKESWCKLGFYLLSFFYYLYSMVYALVSF, from the exons ATGGCGTTCACCTTCGCGGCCTTCTGCTACATGCTCACCCTGGTTCTGTGCGCCGGGCTCATCTTCTTTGTCATATGGCAG aTCATTGCATTTGATGAACTCCGCACAGACTTCAAAAACCCCATTGATCAGAGCAATCCCACCAGAGCG AGAGAAAGGATCTTAAACATCGAGCGGATCTGCAACCTGCTCCGCAGA CTGGTGGTACCAGAGTACTCCATCCACGGGCTCTTCTGCCTGATGTTCATGTGTGCCGGAGAGTGGGTCACACTTGGCCTCAATATCCCGCTGCTCTTCTACCATCTGTGGAG GTTCTTTCATCGGCCAGCCGACGGATCGGAAGTGATGTACGATCCGGTCAGCGTGATGAACGCCGACATCCTCAACTACTGCCAGAAGGAGTCCTGGTGCAAGCTGGGCTTCTACTTGCTCTCTTTCTTCTATTACTTGTACAG TATGGTCTACGCCTTGGTGAGCTTCTAA